From Nocardioides daedukensis, the proteins below share one genomic window:
- the thrB gene encoding homoserine kinase: MARFIEGPVTVSVPATSANLGPGFDSLGLALSLRDELTASVDGVGLEVRVEGAGSDEVPLDESHLVVRAMRCAFEQMHAAPTGLSLRCRNVVPHARGLGSSSAAIVGGIVLARALVAGGSLLMDDDAVFRLAAEMEGHPDNVAPAFHGGFVISGREAGEFYATSGSLDPRISAVVFIPPTPVSTEVARGLLPETVPHADAAANSGRAALLVASLASRPELLLRATRDYLHQDYRESAMPESLELVRRLRDAGHPAVVSGAGPTVLAFTDGPSRPLADWSPGPDSLVAQCPDGWTALHLDLETAGARVES, encoded by the coding sequence ATGGCGCGGTTCATCGAAGGACCGGTCACCGTCTCGGTGCCGGCCACCTCGGCGAACCTCGGCCCGGGCTTCGACTCCCTGGGACTCGCACTCTCACTGCGTGACGAGCTAACCGCCTCGGTCGACGGGGTCGGCCTGGAGGTCCGTGTCGAGGGCGCGGGCTCGGACGAGGTGCCCCTCGACGAGAGCCACCTGGTGGTGCGCGCGATGCGCTGTGCCTTCGAGCAGATGCATGCGGCTCCGACGGGACTCTCGCTGAGGTGTCGCAACGTGGTCCCGCACGCGCGTGGACTCGGGTCGTCCTCGGCCGCCATCGTCGGCGGGATCGTGCTTGCTCGTGCCTTGGTTGCCGGTGGGTCACTGCTGATGGACGACGATGCCGTCTTCCGGCTCGCAGCCGAGATGGAGGGCCACCCCGACAACGTGGCGCCGGCGTTCCATGGCGGCTTCGTCATCTCGGGACGTGAAGCCGGGGAGTTCTATGCGACCTCGGGATCGCTTGACCCGCGCATCTCCGCAGTGGTGTTCATCCCGCCGACCCCGGTCTCGACCGAGGTGGCCCGCGGGCTGCTCCCGGAGACCGTGCCGCACGCCGATGCGGCCGCCAACTCCGGTCGCGCCGCGCTCCTGGTGGCCAGCCTGGCCTCCAGGCCCGAGCTGCTGCTGAGGGCCACGCGGGACTACCTGCACCAGGACTACCGGGAGTCCGCGATGCCGGAATCGCTGGAACTGGTACGTCGTCTGCGCGACGCCGGCCACCCCGCGGTCGTCTCCGGAGCCGGACCGACCGTGCTGGCCTTCACCGACGGACCGTCCCGACCGCTGGCCGACTGGTCCCCGGGTCCCGACTCCCTCGTGGCGCAGTGTCCGGACGGTTGGACTGCGCTACACCTCGACCTGGAGACTGCCGGCGCACGCGTCGAGTCGTGA
- the rho gene encoding transcription termination factor Rho: MSETTEPTTPTNDAPESAGAARKRGGGLNSMLIADLRSMAGGMGIGGAAKMKKADLVAAIKAGQSGGASASAEKSAPSKAAPEKQADQKQADQKSAHEKPAPDGLSDQRSAPEERAPEERAPEERAPEERAPEERAPEKQAPEKQAQANQATEKQAAPEQGESAAAAQEQGVRRRTRGERSAGQQDDRSGAERDDQGADGQGAGGQGAGSEQGTDRPQEHEQGEDRSGDRGRVRNRNRNRDQQNQPEHKQADQNQGDQNQSGQKQNDQKQNDQKQGGRDRQQGNQQKQDRQKQNDQKHNDQNEQGGHDQGQRGQSGNQSGDQDQGDGDGTGRNRRRRGRDRDRTGRGNRNEPDTTILDDDVLVPAAGILDVLDNYAFVRTSGYLAGADDVYLSLSMVRKFDLRRGDAVVGQVRQPREGERKEKFNPMVQIDSVNGADPEAVTDRVDFDKLTPINPTERLRLETKPTNLIGRIIDVVAPIGKGQRGLILSPAKAGKTTLLQSVAASITANNPECHLMVVLVDERPEEVTDFERSVKGEVISSTFDRPATDHTAVAELAIERAKRLVELGHDVVVLLDGVTRLARAYSNSTPASGRTLAGGVDSAALHPAKKFFGAARNIENGGSLTILATAAVEGTSEIDEVILEEFQGTANMELRLRRDFAAKRIFPAIDPVQSGTRREELLLGEEELAISWKLREMLSALETEQALETLIERMGKSQNNIEFLTRVQKGTGARSGTE; this comes from the coding sequence GTGAGCGAAACCACCGAACCCACCACTCCCACCAACGACGCACCCGAGTCCGCAGGCGCGGCCCGCAAGCGCGGAGGGGGCCTGAACTCCATGTTGATCGCGGATCTGCGCTCCATGGCCGGTGGCATGGGCATCGGCGGCGCCGCCAAGATGAAGAAGGCCGACCTCGTCGCGGCGATCAAGGCCGGCCAGTCGGGTGGGGCATCGGCCTCGGCCGAGAAGTCGGCTCCGTCGAAGGCAGCCCCCGAGAAGCAGGCTGACCAGAAGCAGGCCGACCAAAAGTCGGCCCACGAGAAGCCCGCGCCGGATGGGCTTTCCGACCAGAGGTCGGCACCCGAGGAGCGGGCACCCGAGGAGCGGGCACCCGAGGAGCGGGCCCCCGAGGAGCGGGCCCCCGAGGAGCGGGCACCCGAGAAGCAGGCACCCGAGAAGCAGGCACAGGCCAATCAGGCCACCGAGAAGCAGGCAGCACCCGAGCAGGGTGAGTCCGCGGCAGCTGCGCAGGAGCAGGGTGTTCGCCGCCGGACGCGCGGCGAGCGGTCCGCCGGTCAGCAGGACGACCGGTCCGGGGCCGAACGCGATGACCAAGGCGCGGATGGCCAGGGCGCGGGCGGACAGGGCGCTGGTTCCGAGCAGGGCACGGACAGGCCTCAGGAGCACGAGCAGGGCGAGGACCGGTCGGGGGACCGGGGTCGGGTGCGAAACCGCAACCGGAACCGCGACCAGCAGAACCAGCCCGAGCACAAGCAGGCTGACCAGAACCAGGGCGATCAGAACCAGTCCGGTCAGAAGCAGAACGACCAGAAGCAGAACGACCAGAAGCAGGGCGGTCGCGACCGGCAGCAGGGCAACCAGCAGAAGCAGGACCGCCAGAAGCAGAACGACCAGAAGCACAACGACCAGAACGAGCAGGGTGGTCACGACCAGGGCCAGCGCGGCCAGTCGGGCAACCAGTCCGGCGACCAGGACCAGGGTGACGGCGATGGAACCGGCCGCAATCGCCGGCGTCGCGGCCGTGACCGCGACCGTACGGGTCGAGGCAACCGCAACGAGCCGGACACCACCATCCTCGACGACGACGTGCTGGTCCCCGCAGCGGGCATCCTCGACGTCCTCGACAACTACGCCTTCGTCCGGACCAGTGGCTATCTGGCCGGTGCCGACGACGTCTACCTGTCGCTGTCCATGGTCAGGAAGTTCGACCTGCGGCGCGGCGACGCTGTGGTCGGGCAGGTGCGCCAGCCCCGGGAGGGCGAGCGCAAGGAGAAGTTCAACCCGATGGTGCAGATCGACTCGGTCAACGGGGCCGACCCCGAGGCCGTCACCGACCGGGTGGACTTCGACAAGCTGACCCCGATCAACCCCACCGAGCGACTGCGACTCGAGACCAAGCCCACGAACCTGATCGGTCGCATCATCGATGTGGTGGCCCCCATCGGCAAGGGACAACGCGGTCTCATCCTCTCGCCGGCCAAGGCCGGCAAGACCACGCTGTTGCAGTCGGTGGCCGCGTCCATCACCGCCAACAACCCCGAGTGCCACCTGATGGTCGTGCTGGTCGACGAACGTCCCGAGGAAGTCACCGACTTCGAGCGCTCGGTCAAGGGCGAGGTCATCTCCTCCACCTTCGACCGGCCGGCCACCGACCACACCGCCGTGGCCGAGCTGGCCATCGAGCGGGCGAAGCGGCTCGTCGAGCTCGGTCACGACGTCGTGGTCCTGCTCGACGGTGTCACCCGGCTGGCCCGTGCCTACAGCAACTCCACTCCGGCAAGCGGGCGCACCCTGGCGGGTGGCGTCGACTCGGCGGCACTCCACCCCGCCAAGAAGTTCTTCGGCGCCGCGCGCAACATCGAGAACGGCGGCTCGCTGACCATCCTGGCGACCGCCGCCGTGGAGGGCACCTCGGAGATCGACGAGGTGATCCTCGAGGAGTTCCAGGGCACCGCCAACATGGAGCTGCGGCTGCGCCGTGACTTCGCGGCGAAGCGGATCTTCCCGGCGATCGACCCGGTCCAGTCCGGCACCCGTCGCGAGGAGCTCCTGCTCGGCGAGGAGGAGCTGGCGATCTCGTGGAAGTTGCGCGAGATGCTCTCGGCACTCGAGACGGAGCAGGCGTTGGAGACCCTCATCGAACGGATGGGGAAGTCGCAGAACAACATCGAGTTCCTCACCCGGGTTCAGAAGGGCACCGGCGCTCGATCTGGCACCGAGTAG
- a CDS encoding response regulator, producing MAKIVVADDDEDIRELVVFKLRQIGHEVVAVGDGAAAVAACVEHEPDLALLDIMMPGMSGLDAARALRADAASARLPIIMLTARAQESDVEQGFSVGVDDYITKPFSPRELASRVAAVLARSGG from the coding sequence ATGGCAAAGATTGTCGTGGCTGATGACGACGAAGACATCCGCGAACTGGTCGTGTTCAAGCTCCGCCAGATCGGACACGAGGTCGTGGCCGTGGGGGACGGCGCAGCCGCGGTTGCGGCCTGCGTGGAGCACGAACCAGACCTGGCGCTGCTGGACATCATGATGCCCGGCATGAGCGGACTCGACGCGGCGCGCGCCCTCCGCGCGGACGCTGCTTCCGCGCGACTGCCGATCATCATGCTCACCGCGCGGGCGCAGGAGTCCGATGTCGAACAGGGCTTCAGCGTGGGTGTCGACGACTACATCACAAAGCCGTTCTCCCCACGAGAACTTGCCTCGCGAGTGGCCGCCGTACTCGCCCGGAGTGGTGGGTGA
- a CDS encoding HEAT repeat domain-containing protein: protein MKLVLWVVVGLLLAAVAFILLLLILRVGGGIREARRAREHAVSRQSVLTLILGEPEEIDRARAELVAMRGGVWRRAEQQMFSLLPKVSGDARERLVEIVREAGAADQARRMLNARSLVVRCRGAHRLGALGEAADVPALAARLDDRSFLVRRVTLRALGNIGSPAAVPAILASAQDPQLTRDVVSALQRIGMDAAHELRDRLAECLAGQDDHTERIAELIAVSLGLIGDTAAVPILSRALETTSDPVRAEAATALGRIGTPSAVDPLIEALDTDHDRVRRHVAQALGEIGDARAAAALGAALLESPRLTARALAAALLRLGVDGREVLTAHSSPYAREALVIADLREGVG from the coding sequence GTGAAGCTCGTCCTCTGGGTGGTCGTCGGACTGCTGCTGGCAGCCGTGGCGTTCATCCTGCTGCTGCTCATTCTCAGGGTGGGCGGAGGCATCCGCGAGGCGCGCCGTGCGCGCGAGCATGCGGTCTCACGGCAATCCGTGCTGACGCTGATCCTCGGTGAACCCGAGGAGATCGACCGGGCTCGTGCCGAGCTCGTTGCCATGCGGGGGGGAGTGTGGCGGCGGGCCGAACAGCAGATGTTCAGCCTGCTGCCGAAGGTCTCAGGTGACGCACGTGAGCGACTCGTTGAGATCGTGCGCGAGGCCGGCGCCGCGGATCAGGCCCGAAGGATGCTCAACGCGCGGTCCCTCGTGGTCCGATGCCGCGGCGCCCACCGGCTGGGGGCACTGGGTGAAGCCGCCGACGTGCCGGCCCTGGCCGCGCGTCTCGACGACCGGTCCTTCCTCGTGCGCAGGGTCACCTTGCGGGCTCTGGGCAACATCGGCTCACCCGCGGCGGTCCCGGCGATTCTTGCGTCGGCCCAGGATCCACAGTTGACGCGTGATGTCGTCTCCGCCCTGCAACGGATCGGAATGGACGCGGCTCACGAGCTGCGTGACCGCCTTGCAGAGTGCTTGGCCGGGCAGGATGACCACACCGAGCGGATCGCCGAGTTGATCGCCGTCAGCCTGGGCCTGATCGGCGACACGGCTGCCGTTCCCATCTTGAGTCGGGCCCTGGAGACGACGAGCGATCCGGTGCGGGCGGAGGCGGCGACTGCCCTGGGCCGGATCGGCACCCCGTCAGCGGTGGATCCGCTGATCGAGGCACTCGACACCGATCACGACCGCGTACGCCGCCACGTGGCGCAGGCACTCGGAGAGATCGGGGACGCCCGTGCCGCGGCCGCACTGGGAGCCGCGCTGCTGGAGTCGCCGCGTCTGACGGCGCGGGCTCTGGCCGCTGCCCTCCTGCGACTCGGGGTGGACGGGCGAGAGGTCCTCACCGCGCACTCCTCGCCCTATGCTCGCGAAGCACTGGTAATTGCCGACCTCAGGGAGGGGGTGGGATGA
- a CDS encoding glycosyltransferase family 2 protein → MNWVETLRLLIEAMGWSFVTYSVLINSSFLVLTVLAVADFVGYRRRVEFAAYDETFGEPLARGVTVLMPAYNEEATIVESVQAMLAMRYPDFEIVVIDDGSKDATIARMIEAFDLVEAPLVVDDLVHSDSQVLTTYLSRKGTNNLVLVAKTNGGKADALNVGINMARKELVCMVDADSLLDPDSLLHVSRPFADDPERVVAAGGVIRIANGSKVINGRVTHVRMPRRWLARVQVVEYLRAFMIGRAGWSATGGLLIISGAFGIFRKDVLVQVGGLATDCIGEDAELVVRIYRWMGDEKIDGRVVFVSEPVAWTEAPEDRAVLAKQRARWHRGLAEILGRHRGMLLRGKYGVIGLVTMPWFVVFELLAPFLELFGVAYFVVVMGLLGMEHLDLLGGRDLVDMWLVLLLLAASVLYAFLLTLVALLAEEVSYRRYRGAGDLLRAVRGALEENFGYRQLTAWWRAKGAVEAVRKSSHEWGDMKRQGFGSDQ, encoded by the coding sequence ATGAACTGGGTCGAGACTCTGCGCCTGCTCATCGAGGCGATGGGTTGGTCCTTCGTCACGTATTCGGTGCTGATCAACTCCAGCTTCCTCGTGCTCACCGTTCTGGCCGTGGCTGACTTCGTCGGCTATCGCCGACGGGTGGAGTTCGCGGCGTACGACGAGACCTTCGGGGAGCCGCTGGCCCGCGGTGTCACGGTGCTGATGCCGGCATACAACGAAGAGGCGACCATTGTTGAATCGGTGCAGGCCATGTTGGCGATGCGATACCCGGACTTCGAGATCGTCGTGATCGACGATGGTTCCAAGGATGCAACTATCGCGCGGATGATCGAGGCCTTCGATCTCGTCGAGGCACCCCTGGTCGTCGACGACCTCGTGCACAGTGACAGCCAGGTGCTCACGACCTACCTCTCCCGCAAAGGCACCAACAACCTGGTCCTGGTCGCGAAGACCAATGGGGGCAAGGCAGATGCACTCAACGTCGGCATCAACATGGCCCGCAAGGAACTCGTGTGCATGGTCGACGCCGACTCGCTCCTCGACCCCGACTCGTTGCTGCACGTGTCGCGTCCCTTCGCGGACGATCCTGAGCGAGTGGTGGCCGCCGGCGGGGTGATCCGCATCGCCAACGGGTCGAAGGTCATCAACGGCCGCGTCACCCACGTCAGGATGCCTCGTCGTTGGCTGGCGCGGGTGCAGGTCGTGGAGTACCTGCGCGCCTTCATGATCGGCCGAGCAGGCTGGTCGGCCACCGGTGGCCTGCTGATCATCTCCGGCGCCTTCGGCATCTTCCGCAAGGACGTCCTGGTGCAGGTCGGTGGTCTGGCCACCGATTGCATCGGGGAGGACGCCGAACTGGTGGTCCGCATCTACCGGTGGATGGGTGACGAGAAGATCGACGGCCGCGTGGTCTTCGTCAGCGAGCCCGTCGCATGGACCGAAGCGCCTGAGGACCGTGCGGTGCTGGCCAAACAGAGGGCCAGATGGCACCGCGGGCTCGCGGAGATCCTCGGCCGTCACCGGGGCATGCTGCTCCGAGGAAAGTACGGCGTGATCGGCCTGGTCACGATGCCCTGGTTCGTGGTCTTCGAGTTGCTCGCGCCTTTCCTGGAGTTGTTCGGTGTGGCCTACTTTGTCGTGGTGATGGGCCTGCTGGGGATGGAACACCTCGACCTGCTCGGCGGTCGGGACCTGGTCGACATGTGGCTCGTGCTCCTGCTGCTCGCGGCCTCGGTGCTCTATGCCTTCCTCCTGACCCTGGTCGCTCTGCTCGCCGAAGAGGTGTCCTACCGTCGATATCGCGGTGCGGGTGACTTGCTGCGAGCCGTCCGTGGCGCTCTGGAGGAGAACTTCGGTTACCGACAGTTGACCGCGTGGTGGCGGGCCAAGGGGGCGGTCGAAGCGGTTCGCAAGTCCTCACACGAGTGGGGCGACATGAAGCGTCAAGGGTTCGGGAGCGATCAATGA
- a CDS encoding ATP-binding protein — MPTVGELLAKMVIPLLLLMLLLGLLGIVGVYRTNHAVVQVVDRVAPAQSANQALLQAVTDQETGLRGWALNGADAALAPYRDGMARQPEIVADLREHVDFDHELEPLIDRQDELAKKWVKVYAEPRLADGHGRDGYDVQRFVDGKALIDELREVNARVDSKLEQEAAAARDLGRRAYRRAILVVIVVTLLAGLLGWILVRRLRRDLQEPLKDLERTVALLAAGDAGARAALGGPREVSAVAVAVNRMAEENERAQQVEEATHARLLDLDQAKTDFVSNVSHELRTPLTSIQGYLELLHDEYDEVPGADRKWEVVNRNVKRLGVLIEDLLTLAHMESRHTTLTEVDLATVVEEVVVDLRIAAANKGVTISVDLPARAPFVLADKIQLLRALLNIVTNAVKFSRAGGKVDIQLRKEGDEAVLTIRDDGIGIPASELANLGSRFFRASNAVQMEISGTGLGVRMVQTIIEKHGGNVTFDSAENEFTLVTVRLPMRHQAVWHGDEAGHDETGGTPEVEPREQV, encoded by the coding sequence GTGCCGACAGTTGGGGAGTTGTTGGCCAAGATGGTGATCCCGCTGCTCCTGCTGATGCTGCTCCTGGGGCTCCTCGGGATCGTCGGTGTCTATCGCACCAACCATGCGGTGGTCCAGGTTGTGGATCGGGTTGCTCCGGCCCAGTCTGCAAACCAAGCGTTGCTTCAGGCCGTGACCGATCAGGAGACCGGACTGCGTGGCTGGGCCCTGAACGGCGCGGACGCTGCGTTGGCTCCCTACCGTGACGGAATGGCTCGCCAACCCGAGATCGTGGCAGACCTGCGCGAACACGTCGACTTCGACCACGAGCTCGAACCCCTCATCGACCGCCAGGACGAACTCGCCAAGAAGTGGGTCAAGGTCTATGCGGAGCCACGACTGGCTGACGGTCACGGACGCGACGGGTATGACGTCCAACGCTTCGTGGATGGGAAGGCGCTGATCGATGAGCTGCGGGAGGTCAACGCGAGGGTCGACAGCAAGCTGGAGCAGGAGGCAGCGGCTGCGCGCGATCTGGGACGAAGAGCCTATCGACGTGCCATCCTCGTGGTGATCGTCGTGACCCTGCTTGCCGGGCTGCTCGGCTGGATCCTGGTCAGGCGCCTGCGGCGTGACCTCCAGGAGCCGCTCAAGGACTTGGAACGCACCGTGGCGCTGTTGGCCGCGGGTGATGCCGGAGCACGGGCAGCGCTGGGTGGACCCCGAGAGGTGTCTGCCGTTGCCGTCGCGGTCAACCGGATGGCCGAGGAGAACGAACGGGCGCAGCAAGTCGAAGAGGCGACCCATGCCCGCCTGCTCGACCTCGACCAAGCCAAGACGGACTTCGTCTCCAACGTGTCCCATGAGTTGCGCACCCCGCTGACCAGCATTCAGGGATACCTCGAACTGCTCCACGACGAGTACGACGAGGTGCCGGGAGCCGATCGCAAGTGGGAGGTGGTCAATCGCAACGTCAAACGTCTCGGGGTGCTGATCGAGGACCTGCTGACACTGGCACACATGGAGAGCCGACACACCACGCTGACCGAGGTCGACCTCGCCACCGTCGTCGAGGAGGTGGTGGTGGACCTGCGCATCGCCGCCGCCAACAAGGGGGTGACCATCTCCGTCGACCTCCCCGCCCGGGCACCTTTCGTCCTGGCGGACAAGATCCAGCTCCTGCGCGCATTGCTCAACATCGTCACCAATGCCGTCAAGTTCTCGCGCGCGGGAGGCAAGGTCGACATCCAGTTGCGCAAGGAGGGTGACGAGGCCGTCCTGACAATCCGTGATGATGGCATCGGCATCCCGGCCTCTGAGCTCGCCAATCTGGGAAGTCGCTTCTTCCGGGCCTCCAACGCTGTCCAGATGGAGATCAGCGGAACCGGTCTCGGCGTACGCATGGTGCAGACGATCATCGAGAAGCACGGAGGCAACGTCAC